The proteins below are encoded in one region of Pseudonocardia sp. DSM 110487:
- a CDS encoding DsbA family protein — protein MPAKSRVDFWFDPFCPWSWITSRWILEARQVRDFDLEFHLLALAVLNEDDLPPQFSDPRIMAKVWAPTRVLAAAEQAKGRAILEPLYTAIGSRMHSNDNKEILDVLRRDFDKVIAEALEEVGLPAELADAATSDEYYGAMSRSIDEGLNVAGSIAGVPTIHINGRPFFGPVLGSIPRGEQAGRLWDAVETLGTNPDFWELKSEQPEDLRPNMT, from the coding sequence ATGCCTGCGAAGTCCCGTGTCGATTTCTGGTTCGACCCGTTCTGCCCGTGGAGCTGGATCACGTCTCGCTGGATCCTCGAGGCGCGGCAGGTCCGCGACTTCGATCTGGAGTTCCACCTGTTGGCACTCGCGGTCCTGAACGAGGACGATCTTCCTCCTCAGTTCAGCGATCCGAGGATCATGGCCAAGGTATGGGCGCCGACGCGCGTGCTGGCTGCGGCCGAGCAGGCCAAGGGCCGCGCAATCCTGGAACCGCTCTACACCGCGATCGGCTCGCGGATGCACTCCAATGACAACAAGGAAATCCTCGACGTCCTGCGGAGGGACTTCGACAAGGTCATCGCCGAAGCGCTCGAAGAGGTCGGTCTCCCGGCGGAGCTGGCCGATGCGGCGACCTCGGATGAGTACTACGGCGCGATGAGCAGGAGCATCGACGAGGGCCTGAACGTTGCCGGCTCGATTGCCGGTGTTCCCACCATCCACATCAATGGCCGCCCCTTCTTCGGGCCGGTGCTCGGCAGCATCCCGCGAGGCGAGCAGGCCGGCAGGTTGTGGGATGCCGTCGAGACCCTGGGGACCAACCCCGACTTCTGGGAGCTCAAGAGCGAGCAGCCGGAGGACCTGCGACCGAACATGACCTGA
- the oxc gene encoding oxalyl-CoA decarboxylase — translation MTDTVAEAAEAGGGDTAALTDGIHLVVDALKLNRVETIYGVVGIPITDLARLAQASGIRYIGFRHESDAAHAAAAAGFLTQKAGICLTVSAPGFLNGLVGLANATTNCFPMVQISGSSERHIVDLQRGDYEEMDQLAVARQLCKAAYRVSRAEDIGRGIARAMRTAVSGRPGGVYLDIPAAVLGEIIDKDKGETSLWEIVDPAPKQIPDAVAVDRAIELLAGAQRPLIVLGKGAAYARADDAIRQFVESTGIPYIPMSMAKGLLPDDHPQSAATARSLALKQADVVLLVGARLNWLLGHGDAPQWSPDAKFIQVDIAANEMDSNQPIAAPLVGDIGSVMDALVERTKPGQIAAPTGWREALGEKSAANVAKMAKRLEAAKTAQPMTFLGALQAIRDVIVERPDVYLVNEGANALDLARNTIPMSVPRHRLDSGTWGVMGIGMGYAIAAAVETGQPVIAIEGDSAFGFSGMEAEVIARYDLPVITMVLNNSGVYRGDDASPSGDPAPTYLSARHDILMQAFGGTGYQATTPDQVGEMLRKALAEGKPALIDCIIDPADGTESGNIKHLNPKGLNAKQ, via the coding sequence ATGACGGACACGGTCGCGGAGGCCGCAGAAGCGGGGGGCGGCGACACGGCTGCTCTGACGGACGGGATTCACCTGGTCGTCGACGCGCTGAAGCTGAACAGGGTCGAGACGATCTACGGTGTCGTCGGCATCCCCATCACGGACCTGGCGCGCCTGGCACAGGCGTCCGGGATTCGCTACATCGGGTTCCGGCACGAGAGCGACGCGGCGCACGCGGCCGCGGCTGCCGGATTCCTGACGCAGAAGGCGGGGATCTGTCTGACGGTCTCCGCGCCGGGCTTTCTCAACGGCCTGGTCGGGCTCGCGAACGCCACCACCAACTGCTTCCCGATGGTCCAGATCTCCGGCTCCAGCGAGCGGCACATCGTGGACCTGCAGCGCGGTGACTACGAGGAGATGGACCAGCTGGCGGTCGCCAGGCAGCTCTGCAAGGCGGCGTACCGGGTGTCAAGGGCGGAGGACATCGGACGGGGCATCGCGCGGGCGATGCGTACGGCAGTGAGCGGCCGGCCTGGCGGGGTGTACCTGGACATCCCGGCGGCAGTGCTGGGCGAGATCATCGACAAGGACAAGGGCGAGACGTCCCTCTGGGAGATCGTGGACCCGGCGCCGAAGCAGATACCCGACGCGGTGGCCGTCGACCGGGCCATCGAGCTGCTGGCAGGCGCGCAGCGCCCGCTGATCGTGCTCGGGAAGGGCGCGGCGTACGCGCGGGCCGACGACGCGATCCGGCAGTTCGTGGAGTCGACCGGAATCCCGTACATCCCCATGTCGATGGCCAAGGGGCTGCTGCCGGACGATCATCCGCAGTCGGCGGCCACCGCGCGATCGCTGGCGTTGAAGCAGGCGGACGTCGTGCTGCTTGTCGGGGCGCGGCTGAACTGGCTGCTGGGGCACGGGGACGCCCCGCAGTGGAGCCCGGACGCGAAGTTCATCCAGGTCGACATCGCAGCGAACGAGATGGACTCCAACCAGCCGATCGCCGCCCCGCTGGTCGGCGACATCGGCTCTGTGATGGACGCGCTGGTGGAGCGGACGAAGCCCGGACAGATCGCGGCACCTACCGGGTGGCGGGAGGCGCTCGGCGAGAAGTCCGCAGCGAACGTGGCGAAGATGGCCAAGCGGCTGGAGGCGGCGAAGACCGCGCAGCCGATGACCTTCCTGGGCGCGCTCCAGGCCATCCGCGACGTGATCGTCGAGCGTCCCGACGTGTACCTGGTGAACGAGGGTGCCAACGCCCTCGACCTCGCACGCAACACCATCCCGATGTCCGTCCCACGACACCGGCTGGACTCCGGTACCTGGGGCGTGATGGGAATCGGCATGGGCTACGCCATCGCGGCCGCGGTGGAGACCGGGCAGCCGGTGATCGCCATCGAAGGCGACTCGGCGTTCGGCTTCTCCGGTATGGAGGCCGAAGTCATCGCCCGCTACGACCTGCCGGTGATCACGATGGTGCTCAACAACAGCGGCGTGTACCGCGGTGACGACGCCTCCCCGTCGGGTGACCCGGCGCCCACGTACCTGAGTGCGCGGCACGACATCCTCATGCAGGCGTTCGGCGGCACGGGCTACCAGGCCACGACACCCGATCAGGTCGGCGAGATGCTGCGGAAGGCGCTCGCGGAGGGCAAGCCTGCGCTGATCGACTGCATCATCGACCCGGCGGACGGCACCGAGTCCGGCAACATCAAGCATCTCAACCCGAAGGGCCTCAACGCGAAGCAGTGA
- a CDS encoding GDSL-type esterase/lipase family protein has product MDTIPITPDLVRGALELEPTEQGVLPHRLPAWARAQGDGQLAMAEAQPSGVRLAVRTRATVVELDTLRTRVGYRDIPPRPDGVYDLLIDGELTAQATTTGGKTLLLDMATGVAETIPGPVGMVRFAGLPDRPKDVEVWLPHTEITELVALRTDAPVEPVPRAGRRVWLHHGSSISHGSNAASPSMTWPALAAARGGVELFNLGFGGSAMVDPFTARVLRDTPADLISVKLGINVVNGDVMRLRVFGPAVHGFLDTIREGHPDKPLLVVSPILCPIHEQTPGPGAVDFSTGSLRFRATGDPAERAAGKLTLEVVREELARIVAQRAKDDSQLFYLDGRQLYGEADAGELPLPDELHPDAATHRRIGERFAALTFPAGGSFDV; this is encoded by the coding sequence GGCAGCTGGCGATGGCGGAGGCGCAACCATCCGGGGTGCGATTGGCGGTGCGCACCCGGGCCACCGTCGTCGAGCTGGACACGCTGCGGACCAGGGTGGGCTATCGCGACATCCCGCCCCGGCCGGACGGCGTGTACGACCTTCTCATTGATGGTGAGCTCACGGCTCAGGCCACCACGACCGGTGGGAAGACCCTCCTCCTGGACATGGCCACGGGTGTAGCGGAGACGATTCCCGGTCCGGTCGGCATGGTCCGGTTCGCTGGGCTGCCCGATCGTCCGAAGGACGTCGAGGTCTGGTTGCCGCACACCGAGATCACCGAGCTGGTGGCGCTGCGCACCGACGCCCCGGTCGAGCCGGTGCCACGGGCAGGACGCCGGGTGTGGCTGCACCACGGCAGCTCGATCAGCCATGGCTCGAACGCCGCGAGCCCGTCGATGACCTGGCCCGCGCTGGCGGCCGCCCGCGGTGGCGTCGAGCTGTTCAACCTGGGGTTCGGGGGCAGCGCCATGGTGGACCCGTTTACCGCTCGCGTGCTGCGGGACACTCCGGCGGACCTGATCAGCGTCAAACTGGGCATCAACGTGGTGAACGGCGATGTGATGCGGCTGCGGGTGTTCGGCCCGGCGGTGCACGGCTTCCTCGACACCATTCGCGAGGGGCACCCCGACAAGCCGCTGCTGGTGGTGTCGCCGATCCTTTGCCCGATCCACGAGCAGACACCGGGTCCAGGGGCGGTCGACTTCAGCACCGGGTCGCTGCGGTTCCGGGCGACAGGTGATCCGGCCGAGCGTGCCGCGGGGAAGCTGACCCTGGAAGTGGTGCGTGAAGAGCTGGCGCGCATCGTGGCGCAACGCGCGAAGGACGACTCCCAGCTGTTCTACCTCGATGGTCGCCAGCTCTACGGCGAGGCGGACGCCGGCGAGCTCCCGCTGCCCGACGAGCTCCACCCGGACGCCGCGACCCATCGGCGTATCGGTGAGCGATTCGCCGCCCTGACCTTTCCCGCGGGGGGATCGTTCGACGTGTGA